The proteins below are encoded in one region of Xenopus laevis strain J_2021 chromosome 8L, Xenopus_laevis_v10.1, whole genome shotgun sequence:
- the LOC108699507 gene encoding uncharacterized protein LOC108699507, with protein MLHARRLCFFGCTVGIACLVLSFSFHWPMKFQSKISWRRIESCSGELPRDTITPLKDTKAYVIAPYYDNREKNIVRILGIVHHRDVKELYCYFCCTSDNILYTVRAVINIHSDRFGFPYGLADIICSEPPDCAPTHVSVHWSPSEEPGSLTTFKIRNRVQEKRTANFTVCFSAMFGNYGNVLQFIQTMEMYKILGAQKVTVYLNNCSRQMEEVLQYYTKEGTVEVIPWQIQRYLKVSHNWQYLNDDTEIGYYGQILTLNDCIYRNMYSSKFVVLNDQDEIILPFKHRTWDNMMESLQWENPDVGIFLFENHIFPQTEVSNGNFTNTSSWNGVPGFNLLQFIHREPDRPDYFNARKMIVDPRAVVQTSVHSTLKQYRNSKYVPLETALVYHCRGPLQANLPRESLIEDKTIWKYNDSLIRNVNKMLKKFKLTR; from the coding sequence ATGTTGCATGCAAGAAGACTTTGCTTCTTCGGATGTACCGTTGGCATAGCATGCCTTGTTTTGTCCTTCAGCTTTCACTGGCCAATGAAATTTCAGTCAAAAATTTCCTGGAGAAGGATCGAGTCTTGTAGCGGCGAGTTGCCCCGGGATACTATCACACCACTGAAGGACACCAAAGCCTATGTCATTGCCCCATACTATGACAACCGAGAGAAGAACATTGTCCGAATCTTGGGGATTGTTCACCATAGAGACGTGAAGGAACTTTACTGCTACTTCTGTTGTACTTCCGATAACATTCTGTACACAGTCAGGGCAGTGATAAATATTCATTCAGACCGGTTTGGCTTCCCCTATGGTTTAGCGGATATCATTTGTTCTGAACCTCCCGACTGTGCGCCGACACACGTCTCAGTTCACTGGTCTCCGTCTGAAGAACCCGGCAGTCTTACCACGTTCAAAATTCGAAATAGAGTGCAGGAAAAAAGGACGGCCAACTTCACCGTCTGTTTCTCCGCCATGTTTGGGAATTACGGCAACGTCCTGCAGTTCATCCAGACTATGGAAATGTATAAGATACTGGGCGCCCAAAAAGTCACGGTCTACCTTAACAATTGCAGCCGACAGATGGAGGAGGTCCTTCAGTACTACACCAAGGAAGGGACGGTGGAGGTGATCCCCTGGCAGATACAGCGATACCTGAAAGTATCTCATAATTGGCAATATCTCAACGATGACACGGAAATTGGTTATTATGGGCAGATACTGACACTAAATGACTGTATTTACAGGAACATGTACTCCAGCAAGTTTGTTGTACTCAATGACCAGGATGAAATCATTCTGCCCTTCAAGCACCGGACTTGGGACAACATGATGGAAAGTCTTCAATGGGAAAACCCAGATGTGGGAATCTTCCTCTTTGAAAACCATATTTTCCCTCAAACTGAGGTTTCCAATGGAAATTTCACCAATACATCTTCATGGAATGGGGTCCCAGGGTTTAATTTACTCCAGTTTATACACCGGGAACCAGACAGACCTGATTACTTCAATGCACGGAAGATGATAGTGGATCCGAGGGCAGTGGTCCAAACGTCTGTTCACTCTACCCTGAAACAGTACAGAAACTCTAAATATGTCCCCCTAGAAACTGCCCTGGTCTATCACTGTAGAGGCCCCCTGCAGGCAAACCTACCGAGGGAGTCTCTAATTGAAGATAAAACTATATGGAAGTATAATGACTCCTTAATTAGGAATGTTAACAAGATgctaaaaaagtttaaattgaCCAGATGA